One Streptomyces lincolnensis genomic region harbors:
- a CDS encoding DUF2079 domain-containing protein, with amino-acid sequence MPAPSLPLTGTSARPHIPAPVTPAPRDRLLLFPRRDPWVLAGALFLAYATVSVGRYRHMASMSWDLGIFEQVVRAYAHLRVPVADLKGPGFNILGDHFSPVTVVLAPLYRLFPSPVTLLVAQAALFALSAVPVTRAAAGLLGRRRGLALGVAYGLSWGVQRAVDFDFHEICFAVPLIAFALEAVLARRWRSALCWALPLVLMKEDLGLTVAAIAVVVALRARHFAPRTVPYALAVALFGVLATALTLTVVIPAFNTTGAYDYWDKVSETGGPWDGLDTKLRTLAWLLIPTSGLFALRSPLLLVALPTLGWRFLSGDPHYWGTDWHYSAVLMPVVVLALADALSAARHSPSARVRSYASHLPAAVVAAALALTTTLPLSALTEADVYRKPAEVRAVEGLLDRIPDGASVEANIGPISRLTSRCRVFWIGNTRGIAPDFIAIDNSTRWVEDVMEYSRQLHPRATYVVEGSSHGYVLMKRTRP; translated from the coding sequence TTCCCTCCCCCTGACCGGGACGTCCGCCCGCCCCCACATACCCGCGCCGGTCACGCCCGCCCCGCGTGACCGGCTTCTGCTGTTCCCCCGGAGGGATCCCTGGGTGCTCGCGGGGGCCCTGTTCCTCGCCTACGCGACGGTGTCGGTGGGGCGGTACCGGCACATGGCCTCGATGTCGTGGGACCTGGGGATCTTCGAGCAGGTGGTGCGGGCGTACGCGCATCTCCGGGTGCCGGTGGCCGATCTGAAGGGGCCGGGGTTCAACATCCTGGGGGACCACTTCAGCCCGGTGACGGTGGTGCTGGCGCCGCTGTACCGGCTCTTCCCCTCGCCGGTGACGCTGCTGGTGGCGCAGGCGGCGTTGTTCGCGCTGTCGGCGGTGCCGGTGACACGGGCGGCGGCGGGGCTGCTGGGGCGGCGGCGGGGGCTGGCCCTCGGGGTGGCGTACGGGCTGTCGTGGGGGGTGCAGCGGGCGGTCGACTTCGACTTCCACGAGATCTGCTTCGCCGTACCGCTGATCGCGTTCGCGCTGGAGGCGGTGCTCGCGCGACGGTGGCGGAGCGCCCTGTGCTGGGCCCTTCCGCTGGTCCTGATGAAGGAGGACCTGGGACTGACCGTGGCGGCGATCGCGGTGGTGGTCGCGCTGCGGGCCCGGCACTTCGCGCCGCGGACGGTGCCGTACGCCCTCGCGGTGGCCCTGTTCGGCGTGCTCGCCACCGCGCTCACACTCACCGTCGTGATCCCGGCCTTCAACACCACCGGGGCGTACGACTACTGGGACAAGGTGAGCGAGACGGGCGGCCCCTGGGACGGTCTCGACACCAAACTGCGGACGCTCGCCTGGCTGCTGATCCCCACCAGCGGCCTGTTCGCGCTGCGCTCGCCGCTCCTGCTGGTGGCGCTGCCGACGCTCGGCTGGCGGTTCCTCTCCGGCGACCCGCACTACTGGGGCACGGACTGGCACTACAGCGCCGTCCTCATGCCGGTGGTCGTCCTCGCGCTGGCCGACGCGCTCTCCGCCGCGCGGCACAGCCCGAGCGCCCGCGTGCGGTCGTACGCCTCCCATCTGCCGGCGGCCGTCGTCGCGGCGGCGCTGGCGCTGACCACCACGCTGCCGCTGTCCGCGCTGACCGAGGCGGACGTCTACCGCAAGCCGGCCGAGGTGCGGGCCGTGGAGGGGCTGCTGGACCGGATCCCGGACGGCGCGAGCGTGGAGGCGAACATCGGGCCGATCAGCCGGCTGACCTCGCGGTGCCGGGTGTTCTGGATCGGCAACACGCGGGGCATCGCCCCGGACTTCATCGCCATCGACAACTCCACCAGGTGGGTCGAGGACGTGATGGAGTACTCCCGGCAGCTGCATCCGCGGGCGACGTACGTCGTGGAGGGCTCCTCCCACGGCTATGTGCTGATGAAGCGCACGCGGCCCTGA
- a CDS encoding ABC transporter permease: protein MTVLKTSMRNFFAHKGRMALSAVAVMLSVAFVCGTLVFTDTMNTTFDKLFASTASDVTVSPKGAKSDDTPQNGKPASLPAALLPQVEKAKDVKSAEGAVSAMNVTVVDSANKNMGNSDGAPTIAGNWTSSDARTMDITSGHAPRGPTEVMVDADTADKHDLKLGDELRTISVAGDFTARIVGVAAFKVTNPGAAVFYFDTATAQRELLGATGLFTQIYVTAANGASDAQLKQNVTQALDGTFKIQTAKENADENRQGIDQFMNVIKYAMLGFAGIAFLVGIFLIINTFSMLVAQRTREIGLMRAIGSSRKQVNRSVLVEALLLGVVGSILGVGAGVGIAIGLMKLMSAAGMNLSTDDLTVTTTTPIAGLVLGVVVTVLAAYLPARRAGKVSPMAALRDAGTPADGRAGLVRGLIGLVLTGAGTFALYTAANADKASEGALLLGGGVVLTLIGFVVIGPLLAGGVVRVISAVLLRAFGPVGRLAERNALRNPRRTGATGAALMIGLALVACLSVVGSSMVASATSELDKSVGADFIVQGNQRIVPQAQQAMERSPGLAHVTSYKELEATLTSPDGKKDTKGVTAADPSYAKDLRRPTTAGTLTAAYGKDAMSVGSDYAKAHGVRVGDTITVAFKGGETARLKVAAVTDDSGALDKGSRYLSIETMRKYVPADQIPPNSIMFAKAKDGQEKQAYAALKESLDKYPQYQVRDQTDYKQELKNQVGQLLNMVYGLLALAIIVAVLGVVNTLALSVVERTREIGLMRAIGLSRRQLRRMIRMESVVIALFGALLGLGLGMGWGTTAQKLLALEGLGVLEIPWTTIIGVFIGSAFVGLFAALVPAFRAGRMNVLNAIATE from the coding sequence ATGACCGTCCTGAAGACCTCGATGCGCAACTTCTTCGCGCACAAGGGACGCATGGCCCTGTCCGCCGTCGCGGTCATGCTGTCGGTGGCGTTCGTCTGCGGCACGCTCGTCTTCACCGACACGATGAACACGACGTTCGACAAGCTCTTCGCCTCGACCGCCTCCGACGTCACGGTCTCCCCGAAGGGCGCCAAGAGCGACGACACCCCGCAGAACGGCAAGCCCGCCTCCCTGCCGGCCGCCCTGCTCCCGCAGGTGGAGAAGGCGAAGGACGTCAAGTCCGCCGAGGGCGCGGTCAGTGCGATGAACGTGACCGTCGTCGACAGCGCGAACAAGAACATGGGCAACAGCGACGGCGCCCCGACCATCGCGGGCAACTGGACCAGCAGCGACGCCCGCACGATGGACATCACCTCCGGGCACGCCCCGCGCGGCCCCACCGAGGTGATGGTCGACGCCGACACCGCCGACAAGCACGACCTCAAGCTCGGCGACGAACTGCGCACCATCTCCGTCGCCGGTGACTTCACGGCACGCATCGTCGGTGTCGCCGCCTTCAAGGTGACCAACCCCGGCGCGGCCGTCTTCTACTTCGACACCGCCACCGCCCAGCGTGAACTGCTCGGCGCCACCGGCCTGTTCACCCAGATCTACGTCACCGCCGCGAACGGCGCCAGCGACGCGCAGCTCAAGCAGAACGTCACCCAGGCCCTGGACGGCACCTTCAAGATCCAGACGGCCAAGGAGAACGCCGACGAGAACCGTCAGGGCATCGACCAGTTCATGAACGTCATCAAGTACGCCATGCTCGGCTTCGCCGGGATCGCGTTCCTGGTCGGCATCTTCCTGATCATCAACACCTTCTCGATGCTGGTCGCCCAGCGAACCCGCGAGATCGGCCTGATGCGGGCGATCGGCTCCTCCCGCAAGCAGGTCAACCGGTCCGTGCTGGTCGAGGCGCTGCTCCTCGGAGTCGTCGGGTCCATCCTCGGCGTGGGCGCCGGAGTCGGCATCGCGATCGGCCTGATGAAGCTGATGTCGGCGGCCGGCATGAACCTCTCCACCGACGACCTCACCGTGACGACGACGACCCCGATCGCCGGACTCGTCCTCGGTGTCGTGGTCACCGTCCTCGCCGCCTACCTGCCGGCCCGCCGCGCCGGCAAGGTCTCCCCGATGGCCGCGCTGCGCGACGCCGGCACCCCCGCCGACGGCAGGGCCGGCCTGGTGCGCGGCCTGATCGGGCTCGTCCTGACCGGCGCGGGCACCTTCGCCCTCTACACGGCCGCGAACGCCGACAAGGCGAGCGAGGGCGCGCTGCTGCTGGGCGGCGGAGTCGTGCTGACCCTCATCGGGTTCGTCGTCATCGGCCCGCTGCTGGCCGGCGGTGTCGTACGGGTGATCAGCGCGGTACTGCTGCGGGCCTTCGGACCCGTCGGCCGCCTCGCCGAGCGCAACGCCCTGCGCAACCCGCGCCGCACCGGCGCCACCGGCGCGGCCCTCATGATCGGCCTGGCCCTGGTGGCCTGTCTGTCGGTGGTCGGCTCCTCGATGGTCGCCTCGGCCACCAGCGAACTCGACAAGTCCGTCGGCGCGGACTTCATCGTCCAGGGCAACCAGCGGATCGTGCCCCAGGCCCAGCAGGCCATGGAGCGCAGCCCCGGCCTCGCCCACGTCACCAGCTACAAGGAGCTGGAGGCCACCCTCACCTCGCCCGACGGCAAGAAGGACACCAAGGGCGTCACCGCCGCCGACCCGTCGTACGCCAAGGACCTGCGCCGCCCCACCACGGCGGGCACCCTCACGGCCGCCTACGGCAAGGACGCCATGTCGGTCGGCTCCGACTACGCCAAGGCCCACGGCGTGCGGGTCGGCGACACCATCACCGTCGCCTTCAAGGGCGGCGAGACGGCCAGGCTGAAGGTCGCCGCCGTCACCGACGACAGCGGGGCGCTGGACAAGGGCTCGCGCTACCTCAGCATCGAGACGATGCGGAAGTACGTCCCGGCCGACCAGATCCCGCCCAACTCGATCATGTTCGCCAAGGCCAAGGACGGCCAGGAGAAGCAGGCCTACGCCGCCCTGAAGGAGTCCCTGGACAAGTACCCGCAGTACCAGGTCCGCGACCAGACCGACTACAAGCAGGAACTGAAGAACCAGGTCGGCCAGTTGCTGAACATGGTCTACGGCCTGCTGGCCCTCGCGATCATCGTCGCCGTGCTCGGTGTGGTGAACACCCTCGCGCTGTCGGTGGTCGAGCGGACCCGGGAGATCGGCCTGATGCGGGCGATCGGCCTCTCGCGGCGCCAGCTGCGGCGGATGATCCGCATGGAGTCGGTGGTCATCGCCCTCTTCGGCGCCCTGCTCGGCCTCGGCCTGGGCATGGGCTGGGGCACCACCGCCCAGAAGCTGCTCGCCCTGGAGGGCCTGGGGGTCCTGGAGATTCCCTGGACGACCATCATCGGGGTGTTCATCGGCTCCGCGTTCGTGGGCCTGTTCGCCGCCCTCGTCCCGGCGTTCCGGGCGGGCCGGATGAACGTCCTGAACGCCATCGCCACCGAGTAG
- a CDS encoding ABC transporter ATP-binding protein: MTSAVTITRHGGTGGRTAVAARARQVVKAYGSGETRVVALDHVDVDIARGQFTAIMGPSGSGKSTLMHCLAGLDTVTSGQIYLDETEITGLKDKKLTQLRRDRIGFIFQAFNLLPTLNALENITLPMDIAGRKPDRAWLGRVVDTVGLSDRLKHRPTQLSGGQQQRVAVARALAARPEIIFGDEPTGNLDSRAGAEVLSFLRRSVDELGQTIVMVTHDPVAASYADRVLYLADGRIVDEMYKPTAEAVLDRMKDFDARGRTS; this comes from the coding sequence GTGACATCGGCTGTAACCATCACCAGGCACGGGGGCACTGGAGGGCGTACGGCCGTTGCCGCGCGGGCGCGGCAGGTCGTCAAGGCGTACGGGTCCGGGGAGACCCGTGTCGTCGCCCTCGACCACGTCGACGTGGACATCGCCCGCGGGCAGTTCACCGCGATCATGGGCCCCTCGGGCTCCGGCAAGTCCACGCTGATGCACTGCCTCGCCGGTCTGGACACCGTCACCTCCGGGCAGATCTACCTGGACGAGACCGAGATCACCGGCCTGAAGGACAAGAAGCTCACCCAGCTGCGCCGGGACCGGATCGGTTTCATCTTCCAGGCGTTCAACCTGCTGCCGACGCTGAACGCGCTCGAGAACATCACCCTGCCCATGGACATCGCCGGCCGGAAGCCCGACCGGGCGTGGCTGGGACGGGTCGTGGACACCGTGGGGCTCAGCGACCGGCTCAAGCACCGGCCCACCCAGCTCTCCGGCGGCCAGCAGCAGCGCGTCGCCGTCGCCCGTGCCCTGGCCGCCCGCCCCGAGATCATCTTCGGTGACGAGCCGACCGGAAACCTCGACTCCCGTGCCGGCGCGGAGGTGCTGAGCTTCCTGCGCCGCTCGGTGGACGAGCTGGGCCAGACCATCGTGATGGTCACCCACGACCCTGTCGCCGCCTCCTACGCGGACCGTGTGCTCTACCTGGCTGACGGCCGGATCGTCGACGAGATGTACAAGCCCACCGCCGAGGCCGTCCTGGACCGCATGAAGGACTTCGACGCCCGGGGGCGCACGTCATGA
- a CDS encoding MFS transporter — MGDIRPALREDAPRTAPDRRGAVVAALMLAMALAALDSTIVSTAVPQIVGDLGGFSVFSWLFSGYLLAVTVTLPLYGKLSDTFGRKPVLVVGAVLFLLGSLLCAVAWNMGALIAFRIVQGLGGGALQGTVQTLAADLYPLKERPKIQAKLSTVWAVSAVAGPGVGGLLATYADWRWIFLVNLPIGAVALWMIVRFLHEPDRGTTGTRARVDWAGALAVFACGGVLLTALVQGGVAWPWLSGPSLALFAAGLALAGVVVLVERRAAEPIIPGWVWRRRTIAAVNLALGALGLLMVAPSVFLPTYAQSVLGLAPVAAGFVLSVWTLSWPVSAALSQHVYRRIGFRNTAMLGIGSAALILLAFPFLPYPGRAWQPALLMLLLGGALGLFQLPLLVGVQSTVGWEERGTATASVLFCRQTGQTVGAAVFGAIANGVLAARLGGAGDLDSVTRALDAGPAPEATRRAVADAVHAVYLGASCAAALAFLVLLFLAPRRFPLLKEQ; from the coding sequence GTGGGCGACATAAGACCCGCGCTCCGTGAGGACGCACCGCGCACCGCACCCGACCGGCGCGGGGCCGTGGTGGCGGCCCTGATGCTCGCGATGGCGCTGGCCGCTCTGGACTCCACCATCGTCTCCACGGCCGTGCCGCAGATCGTGGGTGATCTCGGCGGGTTCTCGGTCTTCTCCTGGCTGTTCTCCGGCTATCTGCTGGCCGTGACGGTCACACTGCCCCTCTACGGCAAGCTCTCCGACACCTTCGGGCGCAAACCGGTGCTGGTCGTGGGCGCGGTCCTGTTCCTGCTCGGGTCGCTGCTGTGCGCGGTGGCCTGGAACATGGGGGCGCTGATCGCGTTCCGGATCGTGCAGGGGCTGGGCGGCGGGGCCTTGCAGGGGACGGTGCAGACGCTCGCCGCCGATCTGTACCCGCTGAAGGAGCGCCCGAAGATCCAGGCCAAGCTGTCCACGGTGTGGGCGGTGTCGGCGGTCGCGGGGCCGGGCGTGGGCGGGTTGCTGGCGACCTACGCGGACTGGCGGTGGATCTTCCTGGTCAACCTGCCGATCGGGGCGGTCGCGCTGTGGATGATCGTCCGGTTCCTGCACGAGCCCGACCGGGGGACGACGGGCACGCGCGCGCGGGTCGACTGGGCGGGCGCGCTGGCGGTGTTCGCGTGCGGCGGGGTGCTGCTCACCGCGCTGGTGCAGGGCGGCGTGGCGTGGCCGTGGCTGTCGGGCCCCTCGCTCGCCCTGTTCGCCGCGGGGCTCGCGCTGGCCGGGGTCGTGGTGCTGGTGGAGCGACGGGCGGCCGAGCCGATCATCCCCGGGTGGGTGTGGCGCCGCCGCACGATCGCCGCGGTGAACCTGGCCCTGGGCGCGCTGGGCCTGCTGATGGTGGCGCCGAGTGTCTTCCTGCCGACCTACGCCCAGTCGGTGCTGGGCCTGGCCCCGGTGGCCGCCGGGTTCGTGCTGTCGGTGTGGACGCTCAGCTGGCCGGTGTCGGCGGCGCTGAGCCAGCACGTCTACCGGCGCATCGGCTTCCGCAACACGGCGATGCTCGGGATCGGCTCGGCGGCGCTGATCCTGCTGGCGTTCCCGTTCCTGCCGTATCCCGGCCGGGCCTGGCAGCCGGCCCTGCTGATGCTGCTGCTCGGCGGCGCGCTCGGCCTCTTCCAACTCCCCCTGCTCGTCGGTGTCCAGTCCACGGTCGGCTGGGAGGAACGCGGCACGGCCACCGCGTCCGTCCTGTTCTGCCGCCAGACCGGCCAGACCGTCGGCGCGGCGGTCTTCGGCGCGATCGCCAACGGGGTGCTCGCCGCCCGGCTCGGCGGCGCCGGCGACCTGGACTCCGTCACCCGCGCCCTGGACGCGGGCCCCGCCCCCGAGGCGACCCGGCGGGCCGTCGCGGACGCGGTCCACGCGGTCTACCTGGGCGCTTCCTGCGCGGCGGCACTGGCGTTCCTGGTCCTGCTGTTCCTCGCCCCGCGACGGTTCCCGCTGCTCAAGGAGCAGTGA
- a CDS encoding GNAT family N-acetyltransferase has translation MVRLERLRADHADTLLAFERANRAYFARSIPDRGDAYFAEFTGRLAALLAEQDAGVCHFHVIKDDRDELVGRVNLVDVTDGTAELGYRVGESAAGRGVASAAVGEVCRLAETTYGLLSLTAVTTLDNPASRTVLERNGFTVTGDFTIGDRPGVRYTRPF, from the coding sequence ATGGTGAGACTGGAGCGGCTGCGGGCCGACCACGCGGACACCCTGCTGGCCTTCGAGCGGGCGAACCGCGCCTATTTCGCGCGGTCGATCCCGGACCGGGGGGACGCGTACTTCGCCGAGTTCACCGGCCGGCTCGCGGCCCTGCTCGCCGAACAGGACGCCGGTGTCTGCCACTTCCACGTGATCAAGGACGACCGGGACGAGCTGGTCGGCCGGGTCAACCTGGTCGACGTCACGGACGGCACGGCCGAACTGGGCTACCGGGTGGGCGAGTCGGCCGCGGGCCGGGGGGTGGCGAGCGCGGCGGTCGGGGAGGTCTGCCGGCTGGCGGAGACGACGTACGGTCTGCTCTCGCTCACCGCGGTCACGACCCTCGACAACCCGGCGTCCCGGACCGTCCTCGAACGCAACGGTTTCACCGTCACCGGCGACTTCACCATCGGCGACCGCCCCGGCGTCCGCTACACGCGGCCGTTCTGA
- a CDS encoding DUF485 domain-containing protein — translation MSYDPPPYATYPWQPPAPPEPVERRPRHRTALGHHSDLRLLRSAYRWQRRTATLTALGYFTLFLILSAFAPSFMAGTVAGGLPTGLLLALIQVPVTWLAVGLYEHTARRHVDPLADRIRKESALNAKREEAARR, via the coding sequence ATGTCCTACGACCCACCGCCGTACGCCACTTACCCGTGGCAGCCGCCCGCCCCGCCCGAGCCCGTCGAGCGACGGCCCCGCCACCGGACCGCGCTCGGGCACCACAGCGACCTGCGGCTCCTGCGCAGCGCCTACCGCTGGCAGCGGCGCACGGCCACGCTCACCGCGCTCGGCTACTTCACGCTCTTCCTGATCCTGTCCGCGTTCGCGCCGTCCTTCATGGCGGGCACGGTCGCCGGCGGACTGCCCACCGGTCTGCTGCTCGCCCTGATCCAGGTGCCCGTCACCTGGCTGGCGGTCGGCCTCTACGAGCACACCGCCCGCCGTCACGTCGACCCCCTCGCGGACCGCATCCGCAAGGAGTCCGCGCTGAACGCCAAGCGGGAGGAGGCGGCACGGCGATGA
- a CDS encoding cation acetate symporter: MTGFDDSSQAMSLVAFSTVATITLLLCVMTGPDSDDLDEFYTGYGSLSPMRNGLAIAGDYISAATVLGTGGVIALYGYDGVVLALSTALSLMLLMFLLAEPLRNAGRFTMGDALTRRTPGRAVRMTACVVTLAALLPLMLVQLAGTGQLLAFILGFSGDSLKTGCIIGLGALMISYAAIGGMKGTALIQILKIVMLLGSGAVASVLILNRFDWNPSTLFDTAADNSGVGSAFLSSGLQFAGGPHPRLDMITAQLAVVLGGGCLPHVTMRMYTASSARQVRRSMSWAVASVALFVLVITVVGFGATALIGREVIAGADPQGNTAYLLGSRAAFGEDVSTAETLLFTTVTTAIFLTLLASVAGMILSCANSLAHDVFAARAHEMSERREMLLARLSALAVGVPAIILATLVQHRSLQPLVTLSFCLGASALAPALVYSLFWRRYTRTGLLCTLIGGSAVVLVLMPGTNLVSGSPVSAFPGADFNFFPFTTTGLVSIPAGFLLGWLGTVASGRRKSEEQRKQYEAVEGWILAGAVRKGS; the protein is encoded by the coding sequence ATGACCGGCTTCGACGACTCCTCGCAGGCGATGTCCCTCGTGGCGTTCTCCACGGTCGCCACCATCACCCTCCTGCTGTGCGTGATGACCGGCCCCGACAGCGACGACCTCGACGAGTTCTACACGGGCTACGGCTCCCTCTCCCCGATGCGCAACGGCCTCGCCATCGCGGGCGACTACATCTCCGCCGCGACCGTCCTCGGCACCGGCGGCGTCATCGCGCTCTACGGCTACGACGGCGTCGTCCTCGCCCTCAGCACGGCCCTGTCGCTGATGCTGCTGATGTTCCTGCTGGCCGAACCCCTGCGCAACGCGGGCCGGTTCACCATGGGCGACGCGCTGACCCGGCGGACGCCCGGCCGCGCCGTCCGGATGACGGCGTGCGTGGTGACCCTCGCCGCGCTGCTGCCGCTGATGCTGGTGCAACTCGCCGGCACCGGGCAGCTGCTGGCGTTCATCCTCGGCTTCTCCGGCGACTCCCTGAAGACCGGCTGCATCATCGGCCTGGGCGCGCTGATGATCAGTTACGCGGCGATCGGCGGGATGAAGGGCACCGCCCTCATCCAGATCCTGAAGATCGTGATGCTGCTCGGATCGGGCGCCGTCGCCTCCGTACTCATCCTGAACCGGTTCGACTGGAACCCAAGCACGCTGTTCGACACCGCGGCCGACAACAGCGGGGTGGGCTCCGCCTTCCTCAGCTCGGGCCTGCAGTTCGCCGGCGGTCCCCATCCCCGCCTCGACATGATCACCGCACAGCTGGCCGTGGTCCTCGGCGGCGGCTGTCTGCCGCACGTCACCATGCGCATGTACACCGCCTCCAGCGCCCGTCAGGTGCGCCGCTCCATGTCCTGGGCGGTGGCGTCGGTCGCGCTGTTCGTCCTGGTCATCACCGTCGTGGGGTTCGGCGCCACGGCGTTGATCGGCCGGGAGGTGATCGCGGGGGCGGACCCGCAGGGCAACACGGCCTATCTGCTGGGCTCCCGGGCGGCGTTCGGCGAGGACGTCTCGACCGCCGAGACCCTGCTCTTCACCACCGTCACGACGGCGATCTTCCTCACCCTGCTCGCCTCGGTCGCCGGAATGATCCTCTCCTGCGCCAACTCCCTCGCCCACGACGTCTTCGCGGCCCGCGCGCACGAGATGTCCGAACGCCGCGAGATGCTGCTGGCCCGCCTGTCGGCCCTGGCGGTCGGCGTCCCCGCGATCATCCTGGCCACCCTGGTCCAGCACCGCAGCCTCCAGCCCCTGGTCACCCTCTCCTTCTGCCTCGGCGCCTCCGCCCTGGCCCCCGCCCTCGTCTACAGCCTCTTCTGGCGCCGCTACACCCGAACGGGCCTGCTCTGCACGCTCATCGGCGGCTCCGCGGTGGTCCTCGTCCTGATGCCGGGCACCAACCTCGTCTCGGGCTCCCCGGTATCGGCCTTCCCCGGCGCCGACTTCAACTTCTTCCCCTTCACCACCACCGGCCTCGTCTCCATCCCGGCCGGATTCCTCCTCGGCTGGCTGGGCACGGTGGCCTCCGGCCGGCGGAAGTCGGAGGAGCAGAGGAAGCAGTACGAGGCGGTGGAGGGGTGGATCCTGGCGGGGGCGGTGCGGAAGGGGAGTTGA
- a CDS encoding cellulose-binding protein has product MSSAAASSHGFVAGRGRGYRPDQVDAYARALSRDRDDAWERAARLTVLAKEMEAEAVGMREVVGRLAPQTYESLGEGARRLFALGQEEADAVRERARREARRVVEEARAHADGVREAARAEADALGTDADERAERRLLAARARADEIRISARREVKEGRSEALAALREVRQRTTAMLSEQAGEQAERLAELEDSARERTAAVDARVAERVARAEAALSEAKQAFAAAEFSGRERQEEARLRAAEIVAEARAREERIARETERVLREHGARWDDMQAQMEHVRSSLSALTGRAATE; this is encoded by the coding sequence ATGAGCAGCGCAGCGGCGTCGTCCCATGGGTTCGTGGCCGGACGGGGGCGCGGTTACCGCCCCGACCAGGTCGACGCGTACGCCCGTGCCCTGTCCCGGGACCGCGACGACGCCTGGGAGCGCGCCGCCCGGCTGACCGTCCTCGCCAAGGAGATGGAGGCGGAGGCCGTGGGGATGCGGGAGGTCGTGGGCCGGCTCGCCCCGCAGACCTACGAGTCGCTCGGCGAGGGCGCGCGGCGGCTCTTCGCGCTCGGGCAGGAGGAGGCCGACGCCGTGCGGGAACGCGCCCGGCGGGAGGCGCGGCGGGTCGTGGAGGAGGCGCGGGCGCACGCGGACGGCGTGCGTGAGGCCGCCCGGGCGGAGGCCGACGCCCTCGGTACCGACGCCGACGAACGTGCCGAGCGGCGCCTGCTCGCGGCGCGTGCCCGGGCGGACGAGATCCGGATCTCCGCCCGGCGCGAGGTGAAGGAGGGGCGCTCAGAGGCGCTCGCCGCGTTGCGCGAGGTACGGCAGCGCACCACCGCGATGCTCTCCGAGCAGGCCGGGGAGCAGGCCGAGCGGTTGGCCGAGCTGGAGGACTCCGCGCGGGAGCGGACCGCCGCGGTGGACGCACGCGTCGCCGAGCGGGTGGCCCGCGCCGAGGCCGCGCTGTCGGAGGCCAAGCAGGCATTCGCCGCGGCGGAGTTCTCCGGGCGGGAACGGCAGGAGGAGGCCCGGCTGCGGGCGGCGGAGATCGTCGCCGAGGCCCGGGCGCGGGAGGAGCGGATCGCCCGGGAGACCGAGCGGGTGCTGCGCGAGCACGGGGCGAGGTGGGACGACATGCAGGCGCAGATGGAGCACGTGCGAAGCAGCTTGTCGGCGCTCACGGGACGGGCCGCGACGGAGTGA